One genomic segment of Aliarcobacter cibarius includes these proteins:
- the secF gene encoding protein translocase subunit SecF has translation MEIFNNSKTYDFMGKKTAFLSISGILIIASIFLLLTRGLNYGIDFVGGTIVQVKYENAAPIDKIREVLEGTKYAGSNVSEFGGPDEVTIRFTGSSSDVTNDISDEMNKILVPTGKFEIRKIDMVGAKVGEELRTKGIMALAMALLAMLIYIAVRFEWRFAVASIIGLIHDVIITLGLISLFKVDVNLDMIAAILTLVGYTVNDTIIVNDRIRESLQITKERDLDRLINDSVSRTLSRTILTSVATLFVVTTMLIFGGEIIYAFSFTMFAGIIIGTYSSIFVVSPFIKFLGFSTDSYRVKESQKEANRKEKEKLRAMYEQGRV, from the coding sequence ATGGAAATTTTTAATAATAGTAAAACCTATGATTTTATGGGTAAAAAAACAGCCTTTTTGAGTATTTCAGGAATTTTAATTATTGCTTCAATTTTTTTATTATTAACTAGAGGTTTAAATTACGGAATTGATTTTGTTGGTGGAACTATTGTTCAGGTAAAATATGAAAATGCAGCACCAATAGATAAAATAAGAGAAGTTTTAGAAGGTACAAAATATGCTGGATCTAATGTTAGTGAATTTGGAGGACCAGATGAAGTGACTATTAGATTTACTGGAAGTTCAAGTGATGTTACAAATGATATTAGTGATGAAATGAATAAAATTTTAGTTCCAACTGGAAAATTTGAAATTAGAAAAATTGATATGGTTGGTGCTAAAGTTGGTGAAGAACTTAGAACAAAAGGTATTATGGCTTTAGCAATGGCACTATTAGCAATGCTAATTTATATTGCAGTTAGATTTGAATGGAGATTTGCTGTCGCTTCAATAATTGGGCTTATTCATGATGTTATTATTACTTTAGGACTTATTAGTTTATTTAAAGTTGATGTAAATTTAGACATGATTGCTGCAATTTTGACTTTAGTTGGTTATACAGTAAATGATACAATTATTGTAAACGATAGAATTAGAGAGAGTTTACAAATTACTAAAGAGAGAGATTTAGATAGATTAATAAATGACTCAGTTAGTAGAACTCTTTCTAGAACAATTTTAACGTCAGTTGCTACACTATTTGTTGTAACTACAATGCTTATTTTTGGTGGAGAAATTATTTATGCGTTCTCATTCACTATGTTTGCAGGTATAATTATAGGAACTTATTCTTCTATTTTTGTTGTTTCTCCTTTTATTAAATTCTTAGGATTTAGTACAGATTCTTATAGAGTTAAAGAGAGTCAAAAAGAAGCAAATAGAAAAGAAAAAGAAAAATTAAGAGCTATGTATGAGCAAGGAAGAGTTTAA
- the secD gene encoding protein translocase subunit SecD, whose amino-acid sequence MKIFNFKLVIFIISIIFGVVFAIPSLLQTDYGKKINLGLDLQGGLHMLLGVNTHEAVTSKMKSIATAVKYFSDDEELLIDGLTVENDSVIFSVLDKDEMPKIDKMLSEISGLDISKDNLEYRLKLTEEETIKTKDFSVAQAVETIRNRLDQFGLSEPTVLRQGESDIVVQLPGIKTAEEEKAARDLISKPANLELMAVDEDRIEQVYQMTSSQAASYGDLILEDINNPNKKYLVKEIPILDGSQIVDAQVAYSQSNQPIINFTLNSAGARIFGDFTGKSVGKRLAIVLDGKVYSAPNINERIGGGSGQISGGFTVAEAGNVAIALRSGALLASVNLLEKRSVGPSLGADSIKASMIALVSGTVLIFLFMIAYYRRAGVIANIALVANVFILLAVIALFGATLTLPGMAGIILTIGMAIDSNVIINERIREVLRNGASVHKAIEDGYSNALRAIVDANITTLLVAIVLYAYGSGPIKGFAVTISIGVLTSMLTSIVGTHGIYQAILPKIAKDKDNKKWFGVK is encoded by the coding sequence TTGAAAATTTTTAATTTCAAACTTGTTATTTTTATAATTAGTATAATTTTTGGTGTAGTTTTTGCTATTCCTTCTCTTCTCCAGACAGATTATGGAAAAAAGATAAACTTAGGACTTGATCTTCAAGGTGGACTTCACATGCTTTTAGGTGTAAATACACATGAAGCAGTTACTTCTAAAATGAAATCAATAGCGACAGCAGTTAAATATTTTAGTGATGACGAAGAACTTTTAATTGATGGTTTAACTGTTGAAAATGATAGTGTTATTTTCTCTGTTTTAGACAAAGATGAAATGCCTAAAATAGATAAAATGTTGAGTGAAATTAGTGGTTTAGATATCTCTAAAGATAATCTTGAGTATAGATTAAAACTTACAGAAGAAGAGACTATAAAAACAAAAGATTTCTCTGTTGCGCAGGCTGTTGAGACTATTAGAAACAGACTTGATCAATTTGGACTTTCTGAGCCAACTGTTTTGAGACAAGGTGAGAGTGATATTGTTGTCCAATTACCTGGAATTAAAACAGCAGAGGAAGAAAAAGCTGCTAGAGATTTAATATCAAAACCTGCAAATCTTGAACTTATGGCAGTTGATGAAGATAGAATAGAACAAGTTTATCAGATGACAAGTTCACAAGCTGCTTCATATGGAGATTTGATTTTAGAAGATATAAATAATCCAAATAAAAAATATCTTGTTAAAGAGATTCCTATTCTTGATGGTAGCCAAATCGTTGATGCCCAAGTTGCATATAGTCAATCAAATCAACCTATTATTAATTTTACATTGAATTCTGCAGGAGCTAGAATTTTTGGTGATTTTACAGGTAAAAGTGTAGGTAAAAGATTAGCAATTGTTCTTGATGGTAAAGTTTATTCTGCCCCAAATATTAATGAAAGAATTGGTGGAGGAAGTGGACAAATTAGCGGAGGTTTTACTGTAGCAGAAGCTGGTAATGTTGCAATTGCACTTAGAAGTGGAGCATTACTTGCTAGTGTAAATTTACTTGAAAAAAGAAGCGTTGGACCATCTTTAGGAGCTGATAGTATTAAAGCTTCAATGATAGCTTTAGTTTCTGGAACAGTATTAATATTTTTATTTATGATAGCCTATTATAGAAGAGCTGGGGTTATTGCTAATATAGCTCTTGTTGCTAATGTTTTTATTCTTTTAGCAGTTATTGCTCTTTTTGGAGCGACTCTTACTCTTCCTGGAATGGCTGGAATTATTCTAACAATTGGTATGGCAATTGACTCAAATGTTATTATAAATGAAAGAATCAGAGAAGTTTTAAGAAATGGGGCTAGTGTTCATAAAGCTATTGAAGATGGATATTCAAATGCGCTTAGAGCTATTGTGGATGCTAACATTACAACACTACTTGTTGCTATTGTTTTATATGCATATGGAAGTGGACCAATCAAAGGATTTGCTGTTACAATTTCAATTGGAGTTTTAACTTCAATGCTTACATCAATTGTTGGAACTCATGGTATTTATCAAGCGATTTTACCAAAGATTGCAAAAGATAAAGATAATAAAAAATGGTTTGGAGTTAAATAA
- the yajC gene encoding preprotein translocase subunit YajC: MEGQSADILSSLLPLVALFAIFYFLIIRPQQKQAKAHKDMIAGLKKGDKIVTNGGLIVEVVKVEETYFLIKNSDNSEMKLAKEFVAKALAE; this comes from the coding sequence ATGGAAGGTCAAAGTGCAGATATTTTAAGCTCATTATTACCTCTTGTTGCATTATTTGCAATATTTTACTTTTTAATCATTAGACCACAACAAAAACAAGCGAAAGCTCATAAGGATATGATTGCTGGTCTTAAAAAAGGTGATAAGATTGTAACAAATGGTGGCTTAATCGTTGAAGTTGTTAAGGTTGAAGAGACATACTTTTTAATCAAAAATAGTGATAATTCAGAGATGAAACTAGCTAAAGAGTTTGTTGCTAAAGCTCTAGCTGAATAA
- a CDS encoding apolipoprotein N-acyltransferase produces MFLLKTNYFNKINIIKGFITSIWLSAFIYLSFFGFEIKIINSIFGLLGIYFLLTIPKNSLFFAGFFTGIFWCNWMAVSLQYYDLTFIFPLVLLGIGIVFGIIFYLFAIIDNVIFRSFAIFIFTFTSPFGFNWMKFELLFIDSYFSTSKIAFALILISLTLYIYIKKFKYAPLYLLILAINFSNNLNLEEPKINISMPQMMINQDLKWQKEYINDLIKNNFIKIEDAIKENKDLIILPETAFSFVLNRKPEILNKLIELSYNIDIIVGALYVENREVFNASYHFFNGNYEIAKKVVLVPFGEEIPLPKFFVDLINDIFYNGASDYSKASAPTDFLIKGEKFRNAICYEATTDKIFEDLGDTKYMVVISNNAWFIPSIEPTLQDLLLKYYSKKYGVMIFHTVNGSPNKIYRP; encoded by the coding sequence ATGTTTTTGTTAAAAACTAATTATTTTAACAAAATTAATATAATAAAAGGCTTCATAACATCAATTTGGCTTAGTGCTTTTATCTACTTAAGTTTTTTTGGTTTTGAAATAAAAATTATTAATTCTATTTTTGGACTTTTAGGAATATATTTTCTTCTTACAATACCTAAAAATTCTCTATTTTTTGCTGGTTTTTTTACAGGAATATTTTGGTGTAATTGGATGGCTGTTAGCCTTCAATATTATGACTTGACTTTTATTTTTCCATTAGTTCTTTTAGGAATAGGAATAGTATTTGGAATAATATTTTACCTATTTGCAATAATAGATAATGTTATATTTAGAAGTTTTGCTATTTTTATTTTTACATTTACTTCTCCATTTGGATTTAACTGGATGAAGTTTGAACTTCTTTTTATAGATTCATATTTTAGTACATCAAAAATAGCTTTTGCTTTGATTTTAATATCTTTAACTCTTTATATTTACATAAAAAAATTTAAATATGCTCCTTTATATTTACTTATTTTAGCAATAAATTTTTCAAATAATCTGAATTTAGAAGAACCAAAGATAAATATTTCTATGCCACAAATGATGATAAATCAAGATTTAAAATGGCAAAAAGAGTATATAAATGATTTAATCAAAAATAATTTTATTAAAATTGAAGATGCTATAAAAGAGAATAAAGATTTAATTATTTTACCTGAAACTGCTTTTTCTTTTGTTTTAAATAGAAAACCTGAAATTTTAAATAAACTTATAGAACTTTCTTATAATATTGATATTATTGTAGGAGCATTATATGTTGAAAATAGAGAAGTTTTCAATGCTTCATACCACTTTTTTAATGGAAACTATGAAATAGCAAAAAAAGTTGTACTTGTTCCATTTGGAGAAGAAATTCCACTTCCTAAATTTTTTGTTGATTTAATAAATGATATATTTTACAACGGTGCTAGCGATTATTCAAAAGCAAGTGCACCAACTGATTTTTTAATTAAAGGTGAAAAATTCAGAAATGCAATTTGCTATGAGGCAACAACTGATAAAATATTTGAAGATCTTGGTGATACAAAATATATGGTTGTAATTTCAAACAATGCATGGTTTATTCCATCAATTGAACCTACTTTACAAGATTTACTTTTAAAATATTACTCTAAAAAATATGGTGTTATGATTTTTCATACGGTAAATGGAAGTCCAAATAAAATTTATAGACCCTAA
- a CDS encoding Lnb N-terminal periplasmic domain-containing protein, with amino-acid sequence MQNISNLFKLGFKFFIFKLLFFTSLFSSSIESFVENSKIYENPYWAKLLHYRNDESEIDSNNFFVSENGKNNLKEELFETINALQSAKKDVLCRFPLRVEWLKEQIPSLKENIQNYSCSDLEKYLEATDAKFVTLVFPTSHINSPASMYGHTFLKISSNKDTPLISNAINYAAKTDEKNGLIFAYQGLFGGYEGRYSILPYYEKIKEYNNLEQRDVWEYDLNLNEQEIRKLVLHSWELKDSYADYFFFKENCSYAILWLLEVARPELELVNNFLFKTIPLDTIKLISKNNLIEKSNYRYSNMKKIRYIVDEKIENKSFINEFLNENKDLEGSLSKSDKISYLDLKSSYLQYERAENRLKKDEYTKKYLNILKQRSTFKEASSFDIKEPINPINSHDSARINLFYTSNDSFLFGIKPAYNDIYDIENGYLEGAYIDFFDINFKKEKNKDIKVDRFTFLKIKSLAPQDIIFKPISWGIDASIEHFNEELFFKVKPEVGISYNFLSTIFYSNLASNLLYKANEQYASLGTNFGFIINSFENIKFGSSFAYDKYNKNFENRVFEIFTTYKIDRNLALNLNYKNNNLEKKQDNLKFGIYYYF; translated from the coding sequence TTGCAAAACATATCTAATCTTTTTAAATTGGGGTTTAAATTTTTTATATTTAAACTCCTTTTTTTTACTTCACTTTTTTCAAGTAGTATTGAATCTTTTGTTGAAAATAGTAAAATATATGAGAATCCTTATTGGGCAAAGCTTTTACATTATAGAAATGATGAAAGTGAAATAGATTCAAATAACTTTTTTGTATCAGAAAATGGAAAGAATAATTTAAAAGAAGAGTTATTTGAAACTATAAATGCTTTGCAAAGTGCTAAAAAAGATGTTTTATGTAGATTTCCTCTAAGAGTTGAATGGTTAAAAGAACAAATTCCTTCTTTAAAAGAAAATATTCAAAATTATAGTTGCTCAGATTTAGAAAAATATTTAGAAGCCACAGATGCTAAATTTGTAACGTTAGTATTTCCAACTTCTCATATAAATTCACCTGCATCAATGTATGGTCACACATTTTTAAAGATTTCAAGTAACAAAGATACTCCTTTAATTTCAAATGCAATAAATTATGCAGCAAAAACAGATGAAAAAAATGGACTTATTTTTGCATATCAAGGACTTTTTGGTGGATATGAAGGAAGATATTCTATTTTGCCATATTATGAAAAAATAAAAGAGTACAATAATTTAGAACAAAGAGATGTTTGGGAATATGATTTAAACTTGAATGAGCAAGAAATTAGAAAACTAGTTTTACATTCTTGGGAATTAAAAGACTCTTATGCAGATTATTTTTTCTTTAAAGAAAATTGTTCATATGCTATTTTATGGCTTTTAGAAGTTGCAAGACCAGAGTTAGAATTAGTAAATAATTTTTTATTTAAAACAATACCTCTTGATACTATCAAATTAATTTCAAAAAATAATCTAATAGAAAAATCTAACTATAGATATTCAAACATGAAAAAAATAAGATATATTGTAGATGAGAAGATAGAGAATAAATCTTTTATAAATGAATTTTTAAATGAAAACAAAGATTTAGAAGGTAGTTTAAGTAAAAGCGATAAAATATCTTATTTAGATCTTAAAAGCAGTTATTTACAGTATGAAAGAGCAGAAAATAGGCTAAAAAAAGATGAATATACAAAAAAATATTTAAATATTCTAAAACAAAGAAGTACTTTTAAAGAAGCTTCATCTTTTGATATAAAAGAGCCTATAAATCCTATTAATTCTCATGATTCGGCAAGAATCAATTTATTTTATACTTCAAATGATAGTTTTTTATTTGGAATAAAACCGGCCTATAATGATATTTATGACATTGAAAATGGATATTTAGAAGGTGCATATATAGATTTTTTTGATATAAATTTTAAAAAAGAGAAAAATAAAGATATAAAAGTTGATAGATTTACTTTCTTAAAAATTAAATCTTTAGCTCCTCAAGATATAATTTTTAAACCTATTTCCTGGGGAATTGATGCAAGTATTGAGCATTTTAATGAAGAACTATTTTTTAAAGTTAAACCAGAAGTTGGTATTTCATATAATTTTCTTAGTACAATTTTTTATTCAAATTTGGCTTCAAATTTATTATATAAAGCAAATGAACAATATGCATCTTTAGGAACAAATTTTGGATTTATAATAAATAGCTTTGAAAACATTAAGTTTGGTAGTTCATTTGCTTATGATAAATATAATAAAAATTTTGAAAATAGAGTTTTTGAAATATTTACAACTTACAAAATTGATAGAAATTTGGCTTTAAATCTAAATTATAAAAATAATAATTTAGAAAAAAAGCAGGATAATTTGAAATTTGGTATTTATTACTATTTTTAG
- a CDS encoding DUF3015 family protein, which yields MKKILSAVAILGLVSSLYANSNTGCGLGSIVIKNQNSTVLQALAATTNATSGNQTFGITSGTSNCNKPSNFVSNDKLNQFVNENMDELAMDISAGKGETLNTVAALMNIENKEDFASKLQANFSDIYTSEKVTSAEVIDNIAKHI from the coding sequence ATGAAAAAAATTCTTTCAGCTGTTGCTATTTTAGGATTAGTAAGTTCTTTATATGCAAATTCAAATACGGGTTGTGGATTAGGTTCTATTGTTATTAAAAACCAAAACTCAACAGTTCTTCAAGCACTTGCTGCAACAACAAATGCAACATCAGGGAATCAAACTTTTGGTATTACAAGTGGTACATCAAATTGTAATAAGCCTTCAAATTTTGTTTCAAATGATAAGTTAAACCAATTTGTTAATGAAAATATGGATGAGTTAGCTATGGATATTTCAGCAGGAAAAGGTGAAACTTTAAATACAGTTGCAGCTTTAATGAATATTGAAAACAAAGAAGATTTTGCTTCAAAATTACAAGCAAATTTTTCTGATATTTACACAAGTGAAAAAGTTACTTCAGCAGAAGTTATTGATAACATTGCAAAACATATCTAA
- a CDS encoding CCA tRNA nucleotidyltransferase yields the protein MSLESLYHIQNKMFTTTTKIDIPNLLIDILIKLQENGYRPYLVGGCVRDFFLNKQIKDFDIEVFNLEFLENIIPLLEKFGNVNCVGKSFGVLKLSTKNFEFDFSLPRTEQKIGKTHKDFIVKTYSKLSFEDAARRRDFTINAISYDYFTNSFIDPFNGINDLKNKKIKHIDDKTFVEDSLRVYRAIGFSSRFDFEIDSKTKELCIQIIKNKELEFLPKERIFEELKKIFLKSLNPSIGLKLIDDFELFSINFRNKYKSIDNLANFLRDTDFPDFKKLYLFFATLLKGIDENRILDFLNGITNDKKFISTILLLSGNSTNLNEIFLKNLSLILSLEELILIEKALEKSDILEVEKLAKKLDVFDKPLKIFVKGKDLINLGFKESIEFKKILDESLILQIEKGLNKEQIIENIIERYKIKSI from the coding sequence ATGAGTTTGGAATCTCTATACCATATCCAAAACAAGATGTTTACCACTACAACAAAAATTGATATACCAAATCTTTTAATTGATATATTGATTAAACTGCAAGAAAATGGTTATAGACCATATCTTGTAGGCGGTTGTGTAAGAGATTTTTTTTTAAATAAACAAATTAAAGATTTTGATATTGAAGTTTTTAATTTGGAATTTTTGGAAAATATAATTCCTCTTTTAGAAAAATTTGGAAATGTAAACTGTGTTGGAAAATCTTTTGGGGTTTTAAAACTCTCTACAAAAAATTTCGAATTTGATTTTAGCCTACCAAGAACTGAACAAAAAATTGGTAAAACTCACAAAGACTTTATAGTAAAAACTTATTCTAAATTATCGTTTGAAGATGCTGCTAGAAGAAGAGATTTTACAATAAATGCTATATCTTATGATTATTTCACAAATAGTTTTATAGATCCTTTTAATGGAATTAATGATTTAAAAAACAAAAAAATTAAACATATTGATGACAAAACATTTGTTGAAGATAGTTTAAGAGTTTATAGGGCAATTGGTTTTTCTTCAAGATTTGATTTTGAGATTGATTCTAAAACAAAAGAATTATGTATTCAAATTATCAAAAATAAAGAGTTAGAGTTTTTGCCAAAAGAGAGAATCTTTGAAGAGTTAAAAAAGATATTTCTTAAATCTTTAAATCCATCTATAGGATTAAAACTTATTGATGATTTCGAACTTTTTTCAATAAATTTTCGAAATAAATATAAAAGTATTGATAATTTAGCAAATTTTTTAAGAGATACTGATTTTCCAGATTTTAAAAAGTTGTATCTATTTTTTGCAACTCTTTTAAAAGGTATTGATGAAAATAGAATTTTAGATTTTTTAAATGGTATTACAAATGATAAAAAATTTATATCAACTATTCTACTTTTAAGTGGAAATTCTACAAATTTAAATGAAATATTCTTAAAAAATCTTTCTTTGATCCTATCTTTAGAAGAACTTATTTTGATTGAGAAAGCTTTAGAAAAATCTGATATTTTAGAAGTTGAAAAATTAGCTAAGAAATTGGATGTATTTGATAAACCTTTAAAGATATTTGTAAAAGGAAAGGATTTGATAAATCTAGGATTTAAAGAATCTATTGAATTTAAGAAAATATTGGATGAATCTTTAATTTTACAAATTGAAAAAGGTTTAAATAAAGAACAAATAATAGAAAATATTATAGAAAGATATAAAATTAAAAGTATTTAA
- a CDS encoding mechanosensitive ion channel family protein, with product MDIEKQIEKTVEKNVDQITRDFKTFMPDNILEIAISYTISFIMALLIFFIGKWIVNKIVKILGKVLRKVNGIDETLVKFLENIVYYALITVVIIAALNKLGIATTSFLAILGAAGLAIGLALKDSLGNFASGVMIVIFKPFKVGDSVIAGGVTGTVTEVTIFNTVFLTADNQKIIVPNSSITSASITNVNANDTRRIDIVVGISYEDSIKQAKEVLEKVIKENEKVLKDKTIGIGVSALADSSVNLTVNVWVKSSDYASAKAELLESIKVTFDEFGISIPYPKQDVYHYNKN from the coding sequence ATGGATATAGAAAAACAAATAGAAAAAACAGTTGAAAAGAATGTTGATCAAATAACAAGAGATTTTAAAACTTTTATGCCTGATAATATTTTAGAGATAGCTATAAGCTACACAATTTCTTTTATAATGGCTCTTCTAATATTTTTTATTGGAAAATGGATAGTAAATAAGATAGTTAAAATTTTAGGAAAAGTTTTAAGAAAAGTAAATGGAATTGATGAAACTTTAGTTAAGTTTTTAGAAAATATTGTTTATTATGCATTAATAACTGTTGTAATAATAGCAGCGTTAAACAAATTAGGAATTGCTACAACTTCATTTTTAGCAATACTTGGAGCTGCTGGTTTAGCTATTGGTTTGGCACTAAAAGATTCTTTAGGAAATTTTGCTTCAGGAGTTATGATAGTTATTTTTAAACCTTTTAAAGTGGGTGATTCTGTAATTGCTGGTGGAGTTACTGGAACAGTTACTGAAGTTACTATATTTAATACGGTTTTTTTAACTGCCGATAATCAAAAAATTATTGTTCCTAATAGTTCAATTACAAGTGCTTCAATAACAAATGTAAATGCAAATGATACAAGAAGAATTGATATTGTTGTTGGTATTTCGTATGAAGATAGTATAAAACAAGCAAAAGAAGTACTAGAAAAAGTCATCAAAGAAAATGAAAAAGTATTAAAAGATAAAACTATTGGAATAGGAGTTTCTGCACTTGCAGATAGTTCTGTAAATCTTACGGTAAATGTTTGGGTTAAATCTTCTGATTATGCGAGTGCAAAAGCTGAACTTTTAGAGAGCATTAAAGTGACATTTGATGAGTTTGGAATCTCTATACCATATCCAAAACAAGATGTTTACCACTACAACAAAAATTGA
- a CDS encoding proline--tRNA ligase, translating into MKFSKLFIPTTKEMPSDATLPSHQYLVRGGFISQNGSGIYDFMPLGKIVLEKIRKIVKEEMDEAGALEVQFGFVTPLSLWEESGRDLTMGNEMLRFKDRKGTSFVLSPTNEESVVNMVKNRITSYKDLPVHLYQINTKFRDEARPRFGLMRGREFLMKDGYSFHSSEEDLVREFNLMEATYKKIYTKLGLDFRVVEADSGAIGGSGSKEFHVIASSGEDTIVVCDSCDYAANIEAAKRKKIEYNFEIGVETKVETLNTTTIEDVSKLLNVPTEQTLKAVIKKAIFKEGLKIAIFFVRGSDELEETKAVNSINALEIIDATNEEISEAGIVAGYCGIKNLPKNVLVVVDSELEGSNSIVCGANEENYHLINVDITKIENIVFKDLVAVKEGDICNCCGGKLSYTKGIEAGHIFQLGTKYSKAMNANFLDENGKAKPFVMGCYGIGVSRLVAAVIEQNHDDKGCIWTKQTAPFMVDVIVSNSKNEDEAKAGEDIYQSLRKLGIETILDDRINARFGFKIGDFELLGFPYAIIIGKKLSEGIVELVDRKTLEKVEVKIDEVVSKISDLIK; encoded by the coding sequence ATGAAATTTAGTAAACTTTTTATTCCAACTACAAAAGAGATGCCATCTGATGCAACTTTACCTTCTCATCAATATTTAGTAAGAGGTGGTTTTATAAGTCAAAATGGTTCTGGTATTTATGATTTCATGCCTTTAGGAAAAATTGTTTTAGAGAAAATTAGAAAAATTGTAAAAGAAGAGATGGATGAAGCAGGAGCACTAGAAGTTCAATTTGGATTTGTAACTCCACTATCATTATGGGAAGAATCTGGTAGAGATTTAACTATGGGTAATGAGATGTTAAGATTTAAAGATAGAAAAGGTACATCTTTTGTTTTAAGTCCAACAAATGAAGAGTCAGTTGTAAATATGGTAAAAAACAGAATTACTTCATATAAAGATTTACCTGTACATTTATATCAAATAAATACAAAATTTAGAGATGAAGCAAGACCAAGATTCGGTTTAATGAGAGGAAGAGAGTTTTTAATGAAAGATGGATACTCTTTTCATTCAAGTGAAGAAGATTTAGTAAGAGAATTTAATCTTATGGAAGCTACTTATAAAAAAATATATACAAAATTAGGACTAGATTTTAGAGTTGTTGAAGCTGACAGTGGAGCAATTGGTGGAAGTGGTTCAAAAGAATTTCACGTAATAGCTAGTAGCGGAGAAGATACTATAGTTGTTTGTGATTCTTGTGATTATGCTGCAAATATTGAAGCTGCTAAAAGAAAAAAAATTGAATACAATTTTGAGATTGGTGTTGAGACAAAAGTTGAAACTCTAAATACAACAACGATTGAAGATGTTAGTAAACTTTTAAATGTACCTACTGAACAAACTTTAAAAGCAGTTATAAAAAAAGCAATATTTAAAGAGGGTTTAAAAATTGCAATTTTCTTTGTTAGAGGAAGTGATGAACTTGAAGAGACAAAAGCTGTAAATAGTATAAATGCTTTAGAAATTATAGATGCTACAAATGAAGAGATAAGTGAAGCTGGAATAGTTGCAGGATACTGTGGTATTAAAAATCTTCCAAAAAATGTGTTAGTTGTAGTTGATAGTGAATTAGAAGGATCAAATTCTATTGTTTGTGGAGCTAATGAAGAAAATTATCATCTTATTAATGTAGATATAACTAAAATTGAAAATATAGTTTTTAAAGATTTAGTTGCAGTAAAAGAGGGTGATATTTGTAACTGTTGTGGTGGAAAGCTTTCATATACAAAAGGAATTGAAGCAGGGCATATTTTCCAATTAGGAACAAAATATTCAAAAGCTATGAATGCAAATTTTTTAGATGAAAATGGAAAAGCTAAACCTTTTGTTATGGGATGTTATGGAATTGGAGTTTCAAGACTTGTAGCTGCAGTTATTGAACAAAATCACGATGACAAAGGTTGTATCTGGACTAAACAAACTGCGCCATTTATGGTAGATGTTATTGTTTCAAATTCAAAAAATGAAGATGAAGCAAAAGCCGGAGAAGATATTTATCAGAGTTTAAGAAAATTAGGAATAGAAACAATACTAGATGATAGAATAAATGCTAGATTTGGATTTAAAATCGGAGATTTCGAACTTTTAGGTTTTCCATATGCAATTATTATTGGTAAAAAATTGTCTGAAGGAATTGTTGAACTAGTTGATAGAAAAACTTTAGAAAAAGTTGAAGTAAAAATAGATGAAGTAGTTTCTAAAATATCTGATTTAATTAAATAG